The proteins below come from a single Cupriavidus sp. WKF15 genomic window:
- a CDS encoding DUF2188 domain-containing protein has product MPRNIHVMPQGEGWVVTREGTPKSHYDTQEEAIAASLRIANRDGVQLYIHSRDGRIQRHST; this is encoded by the coding sequence ATGCCACGGAACATCCACGTGATGCCGCAAGGCGAGGGCTGGGTCGTCACCCGCGAGGGCACGCCGAAGTCGCACTACGACACTCAAGAGGAAGCTATTGCTGCCAGCTTGCGGATCGCTAACCGAGACGGCGTGCAACTCTATATTCACAGCCGGGACGGCAGAATCCAAAGGCACAGCACGTAA
- a CDS encoding enoyl-CoA hydratase-related protein yields the protein MHQSDGIAWGVAENIGRIVLKRQEHANTISRAASRALVGAIDSVLEQQPRVVLLAAEGRIFCAGGDIDEFVAAGPALGALVDDILDSLHPALYRLATAPLPVVAAVNGPLGGAGIGLALCADFVLAAESVKLRTGYAAIGLSPDLGASYFLARRVGAVRAQQWFMLSETIDAQRCLAHGVVDALHPDAELAGAAENLALRLAQAATASLAGIKTLCSGLPVRDLQAHLSLEHQLLTARASGADAQEGVRAFVERRAPRFTGE from the coding sequence ATGCATCAATCTGATGGAATTGCCTGGGGCGTAGCCGAGAACATCGGCCGGATCGTGCTGAAGCGCCAAGAGCACGCAAACACCATCTCACGCGCTGCATCCCGCGCGCTGGTGGGGGCGATCGACAGTGTTCTGGAGCAGCAGCCGCGCGTCGTGTTGCTCGCGGCGGAAGGCCGCATTTTCTGTGCCGGCGGGGATATTGACGAATTTGTGGCCGCTGGCCCGGCCCTGGGTGCGCTCGTGGACGATATTCTCGATTCACTGCATCCAGCGTTGTACCGTCTGGCGACGGCGCCGTTGCCCGTCGTCGCAGCAGTGAACGGGCCTCTCGGGGGGGCCGGCATCGGCCTGGCGCTGTGCGCCGACTTCGTGCTTGCAGCGGAATCGGTGAAACTGCGCACCGGCTACGCAGCAATAGGGCTGTCGCCCGACCTCGGCGCCTCCTACTTCCTGGCCCGCCGCGTTGGCGCTGTGCGGGCCCAACAGTGGTTCATGCTCAGCGAAACGATCGACGCGCAACGCTGCCTCGCACATGGTGTGGTAGATGCGCTGCACCCTGATGCCGAGCTTGCCGGTGCGGCCGAGAATCTTGCGTTGCGCCTGGCGCAGGCCGCGACCGCGTCATTGGCCGGCATCAAGACCTTGTGCAGCGGCCTGCCTGTCCGTGACTTGCAGGCACACCTTTCGCTTGAGCATCAGCTGCTCACAGCCCGGGCCAGTGGCGCTGATGCACAGGAAGGCGTACGTGCCTTTGTAGAGCGGCGTGCGCCACGATTTACGGGAGAATGA
- a CDS encoding CaiB/BaiF CoA-transferase family protein, translating into MKQPLTGIRVIEFEGIGPGPLAGRMLADMGAQVTVIARPQKGAVNERIGGAADNPLRRGKAVVMLDLKQSADVAKAMALVAEADALVEGNRPGVMEKLGLGPADCAACNPRLVYGRMTGWGQSGPLAQAAGHDLNYVALTGLLSLSARDGQAPIVPPTVVGDAAGALGLAFGMACSLLDARASGQGRVVDGAIVDVLAMLGTIVQWVRASGQLDGPTPSPFHDSPFYDVYRCADGGFITLGPLEPQFYALLLDKLGLADVDPAAQYDVRAWPALKARFSTLFAGRSRAHWCALLEGSDACFAPVLSLSEAAAHPHNAAHGIYGIGADGALQVAAAPRFLPLSVD; encoded by the coding sequence ATGAAGCAGCCGCTGACTGGGATTCGCGTCATTGAGTTTGAAGGAATCGGACCCGGCCCATTGGCCGGCCGGATGCTGGCCGACATGGGGGCGCAGGTCACTGTCATCGCGCGGCCGCAAAAGGGCGCGGTGAACGAACGCATTGGCGGTGCGGCGGACAATCCCCTGCGGCGCGGCAAGGCCGTCGTGATGCTCGATCTCAAGCAGTCTGCCGACGTGGCCAAGGCGATGGCGCTGGTTGCAGAGGCTGACGCACTGGTCGAAGGTAACCGTCCCGGCGTGATGGAGAAGCTGGGCCTGGGTCCGGCTGATTGCGCTGCGTGCAACCCTCGGCTGGTTTATGGCCGCATGACCGGATGGGGGCAATCCGGGCCCCTGGCGCAAGCCGCCGGCCACGACTTGAATTACGTGGCACTGACCGGCCTGCTTTCGCTGTCGGCGCGCGACGGCCAGGCGCCCATCGTGCCACCGACCGTCGTCGGCGACGCCGCTGGCGCGTTGGGGTTGGCCTTTGGCATGGCTTGCTCGTTGTTGGACGCGCGCGCCAGCGGCCAAGGGCGCGTGGTGGACGGCGCCATCGTTGATGTACTGGCGATGCTCGGCACCATTGTGCAATGGGTACGCGCCAGCGGACAACTGGATGGGCCGACTCCCAGCCCGTTCCACGACTCGCCGTTCTATGATGTCTACCGCTGTGCCGACGGGGGCTTCATCACGCTTGGCCCGCTGGAGCCCCAGTTCTACGCGCTGCTGCTGGACAAGCTCGGCCTTGCGGATGTGGACCCGGCCGCGCAGTATGACGTGCGTGCCTGGCCTGCGTTGAAGGCTCGGTTTTCGACGCTGTTCGCCGGCCGTTCGCGCGCTCACTGGTGCGCGCTACTCGAGGGCAGCGATGCATGCTTCGCGCCTGTCCTGAGCCTGTCCGAGGCGGCCGCGCACCCGCACAATGCGGCGCATGGCATCTATGGCATTGGCGCAGATGGGGCCCTGCAAGTTGCCGCCGCGCCGCGCTTTCTGCCCTTGTCGGTGGACTAA
- a CDS encoding acyl-CoA dehydrogenase family protein, which translates to MLPQLYRHRWMDEEIEAFREQVRRYVAGELAPNLDGWRRQGYIPREVWHAFGQMGFLLPEIEEAHGGAGASLAYQLVVQDELARAEVPATTAVHSIATHYILDYGTPEQKQRWLPKLVSGEMLAGIAMTEPGCGSDLQALRTRARRDGSEYVIDGAKTFITNGFTANLLVVAVRTGEAGSRGVSLIVLETEDLPGFRVGRRLEKLGQHASDTAELSFDGVRVPADRLLGETEGRGFAQLMSQLPYERMLLAVPAAAVIERAVELTLEYTQQRKAFGQSLYDFQNTRFKLAECATLAHVVRTFVNDCIQRLLDGQLDESAAYMAKWWCTEQQGKVTDECLQLFGGYGYMTEYPIARLYADARVQRIYGGANEIMKELIARRLPA; encoded by the coding sequence ATGCTGCCGCAACTGTACCGCCATCGTTGGATGGATGAGGAAATCGAGGCATTCCGCGAGCAGGTGCGCCGCTACGTGGCCGGCGAGCTGGCGCCGAACCTGGACGGATGGCGCCGCCAGGGCTACATCCCGCGCGAAGTCTGGCATGCGTTCGGGCAGATGGGCTTCCTGCTGCCTGAGATCGAGGAAGCCCATGGTGGCGCCGGCGCGAGCCTGGCCTACCAACTGGTGGTGCAGGACGAGCTGGCCAGGGCCGAAGTGCCCGCCACCACAGCCGTCCACAGCATCGCCACTCACTACATCCTGGACTATGGCACGCCGGAGCAGAAACAGCGCTGGCTACCGAAGCTGGTCAGCGGCGAGATGCTGGCCGGCATCGCCATGACCGAACCCGGCTGCGGCTCGGACCTTCAGGCGCTGCGCACGCGCGCGCGCCGCGACGGCAGCGAGTACGTCATCGACGGTGCCAAGACCTTCATTACCAACGGCTTCACCGCCAACTTGCTGGTGGTGGCGGTACGAACGGGTGAGGCGGGTAGCCGGGGGGTGTCGCTGATCGTGCTGGAGACCGAGGATCTGCCGGGATTCCGCGTTGGCCGCCGGCTCGAAAAGCTTGGCCAGCACGCCTCCGATACCGCCGAGTTGTCATTCGATGGCGTGCGGGTTCCCGCCGACCGCCTGCTTGGCGAGACGGAAGGACGGGGTTTCGCGCAACTCATGAGCCAGCTTCCCTACGAGCGCATGCTGCTCGCCGTGCCCGCGGCGGCCGTGATCGAGCGTGCTGTCGAACTGACGCTGGAGTACACCCAGCAGCGCAAGGCATTCGGCCAATCGCTGTACGACTTCCAGAACACGCGCTTCAAGCTGGCAGAGTGTGCCACGCTGGCGCATGTGGTGCGCACATTCGTCAATGACTGTATCCAGCGTCTGCTCGATGGCCAGCTCGACGAATCGGCGGCCTACATGGCCAAGTGGTGGTGTACCGAGCAGCAAGGCAAGGTCACTGATGAATGCCTGCAGCTCTTCGGCGGCTACGGCTATATGACCGAGTACCCGATTGCGAGGCTGTACGCCGATGCGCGGGTGCAGCGCATTTATGGCGGTGCGAACGAGATCATGAAGGAACTGATTGCACGGAGGCTGCCCGCATGA
- a CDS encoding SDR family NAD(P)-dependent oxidoreductase, producing the protein MTRKLEGKVALVTGSGRGIGRSIALKLASEGARLVINDLDQEPAQEVVETIRATGEQAIACVGSVTAPDFAERFVGTAVSEYKSLDIIVNNAGYTWDNVIQKMTDEQWYAMLDCHLTAPFRILRAAQPVIRGLSKAEGEAGQRAVRKVVNISSVAGLFGNAGQANYSAAKAGIVGMTQTLAKEWGRMNVTVNCVAYGLIKTRLTGSAAGESTANIEGREIKVGVNPDLLAAMERGIPLGRGGTPDEAAGAVYMFCIPESDYVSGQTLLCSGGLTGI; encoded by the coding sequence ATGACTCGCAAACTGGAAGGCAAAGTTGCCCTCGTTACCGGTTCCGGCCGCGGCATCGGCCGCTCCATCGCGCTCAAGCTAGCCAGTGAAGGCGCCCGACTCGTTATCAATGATCTGGACCAGGAGCCAGCCCAGGAGGTGGTGGAAACCATTCGCGCCACTGGCGAGCAGGCCATAGCCTGCGTGGGCAGCGTAACCGCGCCGGACTTCGCCGAGCGCTTCGTCGGTACTGCGGTGAGCGAATACAAAAGCCTTGACATCATCGTCAACAACGCCGGCTATACCTGGGACAACGTGATCCAGAAGATGACGGACGAGCAGTGGTACGCCATGCTCGACTGCCACCTCACGGCGCCGTTCCGCATTCTGCGTGCCGCGCAGCCCGTGATCCGCGGCCTGTCCAAGGCTGAAGGAGAGGCCGGCCAGCGCGCGGTACGCAAGGTGGTCAATATCTCGTCCGTCGCTGGCCTGTTCGGCAATGCCGGGCAAGCAAATTACTCCGCTGCCAAGGCCGGCATCGTCGGCATGACGCAGACACTCGCCAAGGAGTGGGGACGCATGAATGTCACCGTGAACTGCGTGGCATATGGCCTGATCAAGACCCGCCTGACCGGGAGTGCAGCCGGCGAATCCACCGCCAATATCGAAGGCCGCGAGATCAAGGTCGGCGTGAACCCTGACTTGCTGGCCGCGATGGAGCGCGGCATCCCGCTGGGACGCGGCGGCACGCCGGACGAAGCAGCCGGCGCCGTGTACATGTTCTGCATCCCGGAATCGGACTACGTGAGTGGCCAGACGCTTCTGTGCAGCGGCGGCCTGACCGGCATCTGA
- a CDS encoding MaoC family dehydratase, giving the protein MTTLCFDSVQVGDILPSQSLPPVNRHMLALFAGASGDHHPIHIDLDYARRAGMPDVFAHGMLGMAWLGRLLTGWAPQSQLRRFDARFQGITHLGHAICCSGRVVEKLEVNGERCVRVEVQSANQFGQTRIAGEALVALP; this is encoded by the coding sequence ATGACAACCCTCTGCTTTGACTCGGTGCAGGTTGGCGACATCCTGCCGTCCCAGAGCCTGCCCCCCGTGAACCGCCACATGCTGGCGCTCTTTGCCGGCGCATCCGGCGACCACCATCCGATCCACATCGACCTTGACTATGCGCGCCGGGCCGGCATGCCGGACGTGTTCGCACACGGCATGCTGGGCATGGCCTGGCTGGGCCGCTTGCTGACCGGCTGGGCGCCGCAGTCGCAACTGCGCCGGTTCGATGCCCGCTTCCAGGGTATTACCCACCTCGGTCATGCCATTTGCTGCAGTGGCCGGGTGGTCGAAAAGCTTGAAGTGAACGGCGAGCGCTGCGTGCGTGTCGAGGTGCAGAGCGCCAACCAGTTCGGACAAACCAGGATTGCAGGCGAGGCGCTGGTCGCGCTGCCCTGA
- a CDS encoding MaoC family dehydratase N-terminal domain-containing protein, whose protein sequence is MIDKKWIGHEVGSSVLPIERGRLKFFAKAIGETNPIYTDPAAAHDAGYADLPAPPTFLFAAELDSGAMFGLLDLLGVPHAKVLHGEESFEYFGPVVAGDTVTVSSHVKDIYDKKGGALEFIEVESKVVNQRGEHVARMRSLTVVRN, encoded by the coding sequence ATGATCGACAAGAAATGGATTGGCCATGAAGTCGGCAGCTCGGTGCTGCCGATCGAGCGCGGCCGGCTGAAGTTTTTCGCCAAGGCAATCGGCGAGACCAACCCGATCTACACCGACCCGGCTGCCGCCCACGACGCCGGTTATGCCGACTTGCCGGCGCCACCCACATTCCTGTTCGCTGCGGAGCTGGACTCGGGTGCCATGTTCGGTCTACTCGACCTGCTCGGCGTACCGCATGCCAAGGTTTTGCATGGCGAGGAGAGCTTCGAGTATTTCGGCCCCGTCGTCGCAGGCGACACCGTGACGGTCAGCTCCCACGTCAAGGACATCTACGACAAGAAAGGCGGCGCGTTGGAATTCATCGAAGTCGAGTCGAAGGTGGTCAACCAGCGCGGCGAACACGTGGCCCGGATGCGCTCGCTGACCGTGGTACGCAACTGA
- a CDS encoding lipid-transfer protein — MTSSVIVAGVGMIPFTKPGASEPYPVMAAKAIRAALTNAGVEYDKVQQAYAGYVYGDSTAGQRGLYEVGMTGIPVVNVNNNCSTGSTALYLARQAVSSGAVDCALAFGFEQMTPGALGSVFDDRPSPFEQFDAVTAELIDVPGIPFALRYFGGAGLAHMEKFGTRLETFAKIRAKASRHAANNPLALFRTVVTEEDVMASPMIWPGVMTKLMACPPTCGAAAALLVSEAFAKKHGLDASVRIRAQAMTTDTPPAFEARDMREVVGFSMTRNAARQVYEAAAVGPEDIGVVELHDCFAHNELITYEALGLCPVGGAEKFVSDGDNTYGGQIVTNPSGGLLSKGHPLGATGLAQCTELVEQLRGQAGARQVEGLRLALQHNLGLGGACVVTLYERI, encoded by the coding sequence ATGACCTCATCCGTGATCGTAGCCGGCGTCGGCATGATTCCCTTCACCAAGCCGGGGGCCAGCGAACCCTACCCGGTGATGGCCGCGAAAGCCATCCGCGCCGCACTCACCAACGCGGGCGTCGAATACGACAAGGTTCAGCAGGCCTATGCTGGCTATGTCTACGGCGATTCCACTGCCGGCCAGCGTGGGCTCTACGAAGTTGGTATGACGGGCATCCCAGTGGTTAACGTCAACAACAATTGCTCAACGGGGTCGACCGCGTTGTACCTGGCGCGCCAGGCGGTCTCTAGCGGCGCCGTCGATTGCGCCCTTGCCTTCGGCTTCGAGCAGATGACGCCCGGTGCACTGGGGTCTGTGTTTGACGATCGGCCGAGCCCGTTCGAGCAGTTCGATGCCGTTACCGCCGAACTGATTGACGTTCCCGGGATACCGTTCGCCCTTCGCTACTTTGGCGGCGCCGGCCTGGCGCATATGGAGAAGTTCGGCACAAGGCTCGAGACCTTCGCCAAGATTCGCGCCAAGGCCAGCCGGCATGCTGCCAACAATCCGCTGGCATTGTTCCGGACCGTGGTCACGGAGGAAGACGTGATGGCATCGCCCATGATCTGGCCCGGCGTGATGACCAAGCTGATGGCCTGCCCACCGACCTGCGGTGCGGCAGCAGCGCTGCTAGTCTCGGAAGCATTCGCCAAGAAGCACGGCCTGGACGCGAGCGTTCGCATCCGCGCCCAGGCCATGACCACCGACACGCCGCCTGCTTTCGAGGCGCGCGATATGCGCGAGGTGGTGGGCTTCAGCATGACACGCAACGCGGCCCGGCAAGTGTACGAAGCGGCCGCCGTCGGACCGGAAGACATCGGCGTGGTGGAATTGCATGATTGCTTCGCTCACAACGAGCTGATTACCTATGAGGCGCTCGGGCTGTGCCCGGTGGGTGGCGCCGAGAAGTTCGTGTCCGATGGCGACAACACCTATGGCGGCCAGATCGTGACCAACCCGTCGGGCGGGCTGCTCTCCAAGGGCCACCCGCTGGGTGCGACCGGGCTGGCGCAATGTACGGAGCTGGTCGAGCAATTGCGCGGGCAGGCCGGTGCACGGCAGGTAGAGGGCCTCCGGCTGGCGCTGCAGCACAACCTGGGCCTCGGTGGCGCGTGCGTCGTCACCCTGTACGAGAGGATCTGA
- a CDS encoding long-chain-fatty-acid--CoA ligase translates to MYLTQALHRAMQQKPDHIAVRFGDRQQTFRQFADRVARLAGALQGLGMQHGDRVAMLTLNSDRYLEYQMGVPWGGGVLNPCNTRWSSSEILYSLNDSGSTILIVDETFRALAETIRGDAAALREVIYCGDDDVPAGMHGYEALLAKAQPVGDAVRRDEDLAGIFYTGGTTGFPKGVMLSHGNLLSSGLALRAEGMATPGGTYLHAAPMFHLADMGLAMPHWIEGNTHSVIAAFSPELVLDTLERDRVTHLLLVPTMIQMLVDHPAMRQPRDLSALHTIIYGASPISEAVLERAMTALPGVSFVQAYGMTELSPLATIVRPSYHTPEARELGKSRSAGRASYCTEVRIVDPEDREVPRGTVGEVIVRGPNVMQGYWNKPEQTAEALRNGWMHTGDGGYMDDDGFIFIVDRLKDMIISGGENVYSAEVENAIAMHSAVAACAVIGIPNAAWGEAVHAVVVRKPDASVTAEELIAHCKTLIAGYKCPRSVHFRDSLPLSGAGKILKTELRKPYWDSQIRKVS, encoded by the coding sequence ATGTACCTTACGCAAGCGTTGCATCGTGCAATGCAGCAAAAGCCCGACCATATTGCCGTGCGGTTCGGTGACCGGCAGCAGACCTTCCGCCAGTTCGCCGATCGTGTGGCGCGCTTGGCTGGGGCGCTGCAAGGACTGGGCATGCAGCACGGCGATCGCGTCGCCATGCTGACCCTGAACTCCGACCGCTATCTTGAGTACCAGATGGGGGTCCCCTGGGGCGGCGGGGTCCTGAATCCATGCAACACGCGCTGGTCCTCTTCGGAGATCCTGTACTCGCTGAACGATTCCGGTTCGACCATCCTGATTGTGGATGAGACCTTCCGCGCGCTCGCCGAGACGATCCGCGGCGACGCGGCCGCGTTGCGTGAAGTGATCTACTGCGGGGATGATGACGTACCGGCTGGCATGCACGGATACGAAGCCTTGCTGGCAAAGGCCCAGCCGGTGGGCGATGCCGTGCGCCGTGATGAGGACCTGGCCGGTATCTTCTACACGGGCGGGACGACGGGCTTCCCCAAGGGCGTCATGCTGAGCCATGGCAATCTCCTTAGCTCCGGCCTGGCTTTGCGTGCAGAAGGGATGGCCACCCCTGGCGGCACATATTTGCATGCCGCGCCGATGTTCCACCTCGCCGACATGGGTCTGGCGATGCCACACTGGATCGAAGGCAACACGCACTCCGTGATCGCGGCGTTCTCACCGGAACTGGTGCTCGATACGCTGGAGCGCGACCGCGTGACACACCTGCTTCTGGTGCCGACCATGATCCAGATGCTGGTCGACCACCCGGCGATGCGGCAACCGCGCGACCTGAGCGCACTCCATACCATCATCTACGGAGCTTCACCGATTTCCGAGGCGGTGCTCGAACGCGCGATGACGGCACTGCCCGGGGTGAGCTTCGTGCAAGCGTACGGGATGACCGAGTTGTCGCCGCTAGCGACCATTGTTCGGCCCTCTTATCACACGCCCGAAGCCCGCGAGCTCGGCAAGTCACGGTCGGCCGGCCGCGCGAGCTATTGCACCGAGGTGCGGATCGTGGACCCCGAGGATCGGGAAGTGCCGCGCGGCACCGTAGGCGAGGTCATCGTGCGTGGCCCGAACGTGATGCAGGGCTACTGGAACAAGCCCGAACAGACAGCGGAAGCGCTACGCAACGGCTGGATGCACACCGGGGACGGCGGCTACATGGACGATGATGGCTTCATCTTCATCGTCGATCGCTTGAAGGACATGATCATCAGCGGCGGCGAAAACGTCTACTCGGCCGAGGTCGAGAACGCCATCGCCATGCACAGCGCGGTGGCTGCCTGCGCCGTCATCGGCATCCCCAACGCAGCGTGGGGCGAAGCCGTCCACGCCGTCGTGGTGCGCAAGCCGGATGCATCCGTGACCGCCGAAGAACTGATTGCCCACTGCAAGACGCTGATTGCCGGCTACAAGTGTCCGCGCAGTGTCCATTTCCGGGACAGCCTGCCATTGTCGGGCGCCGGCAAGATCCTCAAGACGGAGCTGCGCAAGCCCTATTGGGACAGCCAGATTCGCAAAGTCAGCTAA
- a CDS encoding AraC family transcriptional regulator, translating to MLETHAPASNRTLHRLDGRRPQYTTLPTVTLKAPITVPVAFVRGMLAGVQARGEPIESFLADAGIPSELLDHAGARITAAQYVTLFRLLIERREDECLGFLSQPLKPGSFALMARSALGASSLDSAIRRVSQTFWLLQDDVVLESRREGELAGVGLRFSRPLSEQPVFLHEMLVRVFWRLIAWLAGGRLPAARFDFVFNNPPHAGSYGKIFPAHLEFGRGQTAFWFEAAWLRSPVRRDEAALRAFLADAQANIVIPRSDRDVASSRVRAYLQRTQPTWPDLAVSASALHMSTATLQRRLALEGTSFQTLKDELRRDIAIVRLNTSSVSLAELAQELGFADSAAFQRAFKGWTGSAPGSYRKAQISL from the coding sequence ATGTTAGAAACGCACGCTCCGGCCAGCAATCGCACATTGCATCGATTGGATGGCAGAAGACCTCAATACACGACGCTGCCCACAGTGACGCTTAAAGCTCCCATTACCGTTCCGGTCGCCTTTGTGCGTGGCATGCTTGCCGGTGTGCAGGCACGCGGAGAACCTATCGAGAGTTTCCTGGCGGACGCCGGGATCCCGTCGGAACTGCTTGATCATGCGGGCGCCCGCATCACCGCTGCCCAGTACGTGACACTCTTTCGGCTATTGATAGAGCGGCGTGAAGACGAGTGCCTCGGCTTTCTGTCGCAGCCGCTAAAGCCGGGTAGCTTTGCCCTGATGGCACGTTCCGCGTTGGGCGCAAGCAGCCTCGACTCCGCCATCCGCCGCGTGTCACAGACCTTCTGGTTGCTGCAGGACGATGTTGTCTTGGAGTCGCGCCGCGAAGGCGAGCTCGCCGGCGTCGGCTTGCGCTTCAGCCGCCCATTGAGCGAGCAGCCGGTCTTCCTGCATGAGATGCTGGTCCGCGTTTTTTGGCGCCTTATCGCCTGGCTCGCGGGTGGCCGTTTGCCCGCTGCGCGCTTTGACTTTGTTTTCAATAACCCCCCTCACGCCGGCAGCTACGGCAAGATCTTTCCGGCGCATCTGGAATTCGGACGGGGTCAGACAGCGTTCTGGTTCGAAGCAGCATGGCTGCGAAGTCCCGTGCGACGGGACGAAGCTGCGCTTCGCGCATTCTTGGCCGATGCACAGGCCAATATCGTTATCCCGCGAAGCGACCGCGACGTGGCGAGTTCACGCGTACGCGCATATTTGCAACGTACACAGCCGACCTGGCCAGACCTCGCGGTGTCGGCTAGCGCATTGCACATGTCGACGGCAACCCTACAACGGCGGCTGGCCTTGGAGGGAACCTCGTTTCAAACACTGAAGGACGAACTGCGGCGAGATATTGCAATTGTTCGTCTCAACACCAGTTCGGTGTCGCTGGCAGAATTGGCGCAGGAGCTGGGATTCGCCGATAGTGCTGCGTTCCAACGCGCCTTCAAGGGCTGGACGGGCAGTGCGCCGGGATCGTATCGCAAAGCTCAAATCAGCCTCTGA
- a CDS encoding SLAC1 anion channel family protein has protein sequence MSTLSGTQPQALQRNASLEHLPVNLFASVMGIAGLSIAWRQASQEFGVTPLISAAAGMLAVIVFLVLSASYLVKAVKHPEAVVAEFRHPVAGNFFGTITIAVLLISSVVAQLSQPLAEAIWIVGTVATIALSFTIASRLLQGKIDTGHAVPAWFIPGVATLDIAVAGGTMPIPWAHEVNMFAMAVGTMIALLFFTIIMSRMIHHEPLPAGMVPSLLIMMAPFEVGFLAYTNFTQRVDTFAGLLFYFGLFLFLTLAPKVFRKGIPFASGWWAISFPMAALASAALKYSMFVQAWPVALIAIILLAMLSIAIVVLLVRTLHMLLNGRLLTG, from the coding sequence GTGTCGACACTTTCGGGTACCCAACCGCAGGCTTTGCAACGAAACGCTTCCCTCGAACATTTACCCGTCAACCTGTTCGCGTCGGTCATGGGCATTGCCGGACTCTCGATTGCATGGCGCCAGGCCAGCCAGGAATTCGGCGTCACTCCGCTGATATCCGCGGCAGCCGGGATGCTTGCCGTTATCGTGTTCCTTGTGCTTAGCGCGAGCTATCTTGTCAAGGCAGTCAAGCATCCAGAAGCGGTCGTCGCCGAGTTTCGGCATCCGGTCGCGGGTAACTTCTTTGGCACGATCACGATTGCTGTCCTGCTGATCTCTTCGGTCGTTGCGCAACTGAGCCAGCCGCTCGCCGAAGCGATCTGGATCGTGGGGACCGTTGCGACGATCGCGCTCAGTTTCACGATTGCAAGCCGGCTGCTGCAGGGCAAGATCGACACCGGACATGCAGTTCCTGCCTGGTTTATTCCGGGGGTCGCCACACTGGATATCGCGGTTGCCGGCGGCACCATGCCAATCCCGTGGGCCCATGAAGTCAACATGTTCGCAATGGCCGTTGGAACGATGATTGCCCTCTTGTTCTTTACGATCATCATGTCGCGAATGATCCATCACGAGCCCCTGCCTGCCGGCATGGTTCCTTCGCTGTTGATCATGATGGCGCCGTTCGAAGTGGGCTTTCTGGCCTACACCAACTTTACGCAGCGCGTCGACACATTCGCCGGGTTGCTGTTCTACTTCGGTCTCTTCCTTTTCCTGACGCTGGCGCCCAAAGTATTTCGCAAGGGCATTCCGTTTGCTTCCGGTTGGTGGGCCATCAGCTTTCCAATGGCCGCCCTCGCGAGTGCCGCGCTGAAATACTCGATGTTCGTCCAGGCCTGGCCTGTGGCTCTGATTGCGATCATCCTCCTCGCCATGCTGAGCATCGCGATCGTGGTTCTCCTCGTCAGAACGCTTCATATGCTTCTGAATGGCAGGTTACTCACCGGTTGA